In Ovis aries strain OAR_USU_Benz2616 breed Rambouillet chromosome 14, ARS-UI_Ramb_v3.0, whole genome shotgun sequence, a single genomic region encodes these proteins:
- the HSBP1 gene encoding heat shock factor-binding protein 1, which produces MAETDPKTVQDLTSVVQTLLQQMQDKFQTMSDQIIGRIDDMSSRIDDLEKNIADLMTQAGVEELDGENKIPATQKS; this is translated from the exons ATGGCCGAGACTGACCCCAAGACCGTGCAGGATCTCACCTCAGTG GTGCAGACACTCCTACAACAGATGCAAGATAAATTTCAGACCATGTCCGACCAGATCATTGGAAGAA TCGATGACATGAGCAGTCGCATTGATGACCTGGAGAAGAACATAGCAGACCTCATGACGCAGGCCGGGGTGGAAGAGCTGGACGGCGAGAACAAGATCCCGGCCACACAGAAGAGCTGA